A DNA window from Kitasatospora viridis contains the following coding sequences:
- a CDS encoding NB-ARC domain-containing protein, with protein sequence MSLLRHEVAPDPRRAADLAEFIGLLGHLRAWAGQPSYRTLARRVGPLLRPARQVSQSTITDVFQLRRRRLDIDLVVGIVRALGVDEPAVAHWRAACVTVHANAKTGGPTGVLRQLPSALPTFTGREEELAWLLGQARPRDPAAALVLTIEGMAGVGKTQLALHAAHKLVGAGRYAEVQLYVNLRGFEPDQEPAAPAAVLDTFLRSLGVPAAQIPDGEDARAAMFRDRMHGLDALILLDNAAGEEQVRSLIPASASCLVLITSRRSLAGLDGSSPRLLDVFSPAEAVELLARIAGHDRVGAEAAVAEEIADACGLLPLAVSLAASRLRARPAWSLADLAARLRAASLDAARAGSRSLRPVFDLSYRELPEPARRLFRLLGRYPGHDLTVPAAAALAGTAPADAEALLELLQDEHLLQQKTSGRYELHDLLRRYAAELADRERDGGRALARLATWSLHTAHNAATAIDATDLPVLTSVPEVPPLDFASRADGLHWLDQERKNLAAVLQASAGAGLHETVWQLAVVQGAFLLLRRHLDDLATCYRLALTAARTLGDPAAEARILAGRAPAADRLDRLGDTQGADPPTDPPTDPAVG encoded by the coding sequence TTGAGCCTGCTGCGACACGAGGTTGCCCCGGATCCCCGCCGGGCCGCCGATCTGGCCGAGTTCATCGGACTGCTGGGACACCTGCGCGCCTGGGCCGGCCAGCCGTCGTACCGCACCCTCGCCAGACGGGTCGGCCCGCTGCTGCGGCCCGCGCGCCAGGTGTCGCAGTCCACCATCACCGACGTCTTCCAGCTGCGCCGCCGCCGGCTGGACATCGACCTGGTGGTCGGGATAGTCCGGGCGCTGGGCGTCGACGAGCCGGCCGTGGCCCACTGGCGGGCCGCCTGCGTGACAGTGCACGCCAACGCCAAGACCGGCGGACCCACCGGCGTGCTGCGCCAACTCCCGTCCGCGCTGCCGACGTTCACCGGACGTGAGGAGGAGCTGGCCTGGCTGCTCGGCCAGGCCAGGCCCCGTGATCCGGCCGCCGCACTGGTGCTCACCATCGAGGGCATGGCCGGCGTCGGCAAGACCCAACTGGCGCTGCACGCCGCGCACAAGCTGGTCGGCGCCGGACGGTACGCCGAGGTGCAGCTCTACGTGAACCTGCGCGGCTTCGAACCCGACCAGGAGCCCGCCGCCCCGGCGGCCGTGCTGGACACCTTCCTGCGCTCCCTCGGGGTGCCGGCCGCCCAGATACCCGACGGGGAGGACGCCCGGGCGGCCATGTTCCGGGACCGGATGCACGGCCTGGACGCGCTGATCCTGCTGGACAACGCCGCCGGCGAGGAGCAGGTCCGCAGCCTGATCCCGGCCTCCGCCAGCTGCCTGGTGCTGATCACCAGCCGCCGCAGCCTCGCCGGGCTCGACGGCTCCTCGCCACGGCTGCTGGACGTGTTCAGCCCCGCCGAGGCCGTCGAACTGCTGGCCAGGATCGCCGGCCACGACCGGGTCGGCGCCGAGGCGGCGGTGGCCGAGGAGATCGCCGACGCCTGCGGCCTGTTGCCGTTGGCCGTCTCGCTGGCCGCCTCCCGGCTGCGCGCCCGGCCGGCCTGGAGCCTGGCCGACCTCGCCGCGCGCCTGCGGGCCGCCAGCCTGGACGCGGCCCGCGCGGGCAGCCGGTCGCTGCGGCCGGTGTTCGACCTCTCCTACCGTGAACTGCCCGAGCCCGCCCGCCGGTTGTTCCGCCTGCTGGGCCGCTACCCGGGCCACGACCTGACCGTCCCCGCCGCCGCCGCGCTGGCCGGCACCGCCCCCGCCGACGCGGAGGCGCTGCTGGAACTGCTCCAGGACGAGCACCTGCTGCAACAGAAGACGTCCGGCCGCTACGAACTGCACGACCTGCTGCGCCGCTACGCCGCCGAACTGGCCGACCGCGAACGCGACGGCGGCAGAGCGCTCGCCCGGCTGGCCACCTGGTCCCTGCACACGGCCCACAACGCGGCCACCGCGATCGACGCCACCGACCTCCCGGTGCTCACCTCGGTGCCCGAGGTGCCACCCCTGGACTTCGCCTCCCGCGCCGACGGACTCCACTGGCTGGACCAGGAGCGGAAGAACCTCGCCGCCGTGCTCCAGGCCAGTGCCGGCGCCGGACTGCACGAGACCGTCTGGCAGTTGGCGGTCGTCCAGGGCGCCTTCCTGCTGCTCCGCCGCCACCTGGACGACCTCGCCACCTGCTACCGGCTCGCCCTCACCGCCGCCCGCACCCTCGGCGACCCGGCCGCCGAGGCCCGCATCCTGGCCGGCCGCGCGCCCGCCGCCGACCGGCTCGACCGCC
- a CDS encoding helix-turn-helix transcriptional regulator, producing the protein MSEGARAVPGHTGDGPVLIGVVDECQATALGVASWLDDLPGARVVVAPPEQVAEPYGRVGALADVLVMELVYRGRARLPDIGRLAHAGREVVVYTRSVDRPTAAAVTGAGALCCVSTTDGREALVPVLAALLAARGDRGPRAAGAEPEPEPEEREEPEPEPEPELEERPSLSAREIDTTVLWLRSPSKHVVARQLRISPHTVDMYLRRVRHKYEQAGRPAHTKAELLTRAIEDGLITVGCAPD; encoded by the coding sequence ATGTCGGAGGGGGCGAGGGCGGTGCCGGGGCACACCGGTGACGGGCCCGTGCTGATCGGGGTGGTGGACGAGTGCCAGGCGACCGCGCTGGGGGTGGCGTCCTGGCTCGACGACCTGCCGGGGGCCCGGGTCGTGGTGGCCCCGCCGGAGCAGGTGGCGGAGCCGTACGGCCGGGTGGGGGCGCTGGCCGACGTGCTGGTGATGGAGCTGGTGTACCGGGGTCGGGCGCGGTTGCCGGACATCGGGCGGCTGGCGCACGCGGGCCGGGAGGTGGTGGTGTACACCCGCTCGGTCGACCGGCCGACCGCGGCGGCCGTGACCGGGGCGGGCGCGCTGTGCTGCGTCTCGACCACGGACGGGCGCGAGGCGCTGGTCCCGGTGCTCGCGGCCCTGCTCGCCGCGCGCGGCGACCGGGGGCCGCGGGCGGCGGGCGCCGAACCGGAACCGGAGCCGGAGGAGCGCGAGGAGCCGGAGCCGGAGCCGGAGCCGGAGCTGGAGGAGCGCCCGAGCCTGTCCGCGCGGGAGATCGACACCACCGTGCTGTGGCTGCGGTCGCCGTCGAAGCACGTGGTGGCGCGGCAGCTGCGGATCTCCCCGCACACGGTGGACATGTACCTGCGCCGGGTGCGGCACAAGTACGAGCAGGCGGGCCGGCCGGCGCACACCAAGGCGGAGCTGCTGACCCGGGCGATCGAGGACGGCCTGATCACGGTCGGCTGCGCGCCCGACTGA
- a CDS encoding alpha/beta fold hydrolase has protein sequence MIHFEQTGRGPALVLVPGLAATTRFFDPLVTDLARDHRVITLDLAGQGLSPTGAQPSTLARAVHDLRAVLLALDVRDAVLIGWSLGATVAYGYLEQHGDDRVTALVSVEQTPRLLGGDDWAYGAFGGLTPQAAREFADALGAGGRDAVANLVRGSFAAGSEPEPALLEHLVAQGAASDPAALRSLFSDALAQDWRERITAVTVPTLLVHGARSAVYPPAVADWLAAALPDAAVAPFPDSGHLPFLEETERFAAVVRGFAARHTGRPHADQQRTDRQTSTR, from the coding sequence TTGATCCACTTCGAGCAGACCGGCCGGGGCCCGGCGCTCGTCCTGGTTCCCGGACTCGCCGCCACCACCCGCTTCTTCGACCCGCTCGTCACCGACCTCGCCCGCGACCACCGAGTCATCACCCTGGACCTCGCCGGGCAGGGGCTGAGCCCGACCGGCGCACAGCCCTCGACCCTCGCCCGCGCCGTCCACGACCTGCGCGCCGTCCTGCTGGCGCTCGACGTGCGCGACGCCGTGCTGATCGGCTGGTCGCTCGGCGCGACCGTCGCCTACGGCTACCTGGAGCAGCACGGCGACGACCGGGTCACCGCGCTGGTCTCGGTGGAGCAGACGCCGCGCCTGCTGGGCGGCGACGACTGGGCCTACGGCGCCTTCGGCGGGCTGACCCCGCAGGCGGCCCGGGAGTTCGCCGACGCGCTGGGCGCCGGCGGGCGGGACGCGGTGGCGAACCTGGTGCGCGGCTCCTTCGCGGCCGGCTCCGAACCCGAACCGGCCCTGCTGGAGCACCTGGTGGCGCAGGGCGCGGCGAGCGACCCGGCCGCGCTGCGCTCGCTCTTCTCCGACGCGCTGGCCCAGGACTGGCGCGAGCGGATCACCGCCGTCACCGTGCCGACCCTGCTGGTGCACGGAGCGCGCAGCGCGGTCTACCCGCCCGCCGTCGCCGACTGGCTGGCCGCGGCCCTGCCGGACGCCGCGGTGGCGCCGTTCCCGGACAGCGGGCACCTCCCGTTCCTGGAGGAGACCGAGCGGTTCGCCGCCGTGGTGCGCGGGTTCGCCGCCCGGCACACGGGCCGCCCGCACGCGGACCAGCAACGAACGGACCGTCAGACCTCGACCCGTTAG
- a CDS encoding ATP-grasp domain-containing protein yields MSTTLDSRTRRLCWIYPDRGTAWQRGLEQEHVWDRYAGIAREAGFELSFHKPESLAVDATDSRRPKFFLEGEPVTPEDTVFVTDIYSLSHQLQDVGSQLFLYTLLERAGFYLPIPPSTAYLGTEKTTTLLHLADSPVSAVPTVRIATGRDGMRAQYDQALAGLEYPLLVKPATWGMGLGVCVVHNLNELRGIVGLAGASDTVLVVQPYFSNVEDYRVYVVDGKPHTVLHSVKDGPNLMASRATGGKRRRGYEDPLPELAETVDYVVSRLPLPFLTVDFLFDGERFWLSEIEVDGAVGFEEDEEMARRGHTILQARFQAYRAGHDAWLARRAER; encoded by the coding sequence ATGTCTACCACCCTGGACAGCCGCACCCGCCGGCTGTGCTGGATCTACCCGGACCGCGGCACCGCCTGGCAGCGGGGCCTGGAGCAGGAACACGTCTGGGACCGGTACGCCGGGATAGCCCGCGAGGCGGGCTTCGAACTCTCCTTCCACAAGCCGGAGTCGCTGGCCGTGGACGCCACGGACAGCCGCCGGCCGAAGTTCTTCCTGGAGGGCGAGCCGGTGACCCCCGAGGACACCGTCTTCGTCACCGACATCTACTCCCTCTCGCACCAGCTCCAGGACGTCGGCAGCCAGCTCTTCCTCTACACCCTGCTCGAACGGGCCGGCTTCTACCTGCCGATCCCGCCGAGCACGGCCTACCTGGGCACCGAGAAGACGACCACCCTGCTGCACCTGGCGGACAGCCCCGTCAGCGCCGTGCCCACCGTGCGGATCGCCACCGGCCGCGACGGCATGCGGGCCCAGTACGACCAGGCGCTGGCCGGCCTGGAGTACCCGCTGCTGGTCAAGCCCGCCACCTGGGGCATGGGCCTGGGTGTCTGCGTGGTGCACAACCTCAACGAGCTGCGCGGGATCGTCGGCCTGGCCGGCGCCTCGGACACCGTCCTGGTGGTGCAGCCCTACTTCAGCAACGTCGAGGACTACCGCGTCTACGTGGTCGACGGGAAGCCGCACACCGTCCTGCACAGCGTCAAGGACGGCCCGAACCTGATGGCCAGCCGCGCGACCGGCGGCAAGCGCCGGCGCGGCTACGAGGACCCGCTGCCCGAGCTGGCGGAGACCGTCGACTACGTGGTCTCCCGGCTGCCGCTGCCCTTCCTGACGGTCGACTTCCTCTTCGACGGCGAGCGGTTCTGGCTCTCCGAGATCGAGGTGGACGGCGCGGTCGGCTTCGAGGAGGACGAGGAGATGGCCCGCCGCGGCCACACCATCCTGCAGGCCCGCTTCCAGGCCTACCGCGCCGGGCACGACGCCTGGCTGGCCCGGCGGGCCGAGCGGTGA
- a CDS encoding AMP-binding protein — protein MTALLGTAPEPAALLAHARRLAGRGGAPVPEGARELADLPLSGAAEILAVSRQASAEHGGSIVMSSGGTTGRPKLTFMAYHQAFARLSAQWRPLRPGGTLLNLFNPGRLWGSHYYMQAFAQHSGCAAAPMGPFEPGEVASWLATCEDMGADAVAGTPSVLADFARGVLDNGRRLQLSSLVWMAEPWTEAKLAVVREAFPGIGFWGNYGSSETHIVATSAPACEVGVLHLLPDQLVELDEEGALLTRVGGGWTIPVVRYRLGDRLAAAECRCGRPDGLRVLGRADDSVKFHGSLLGIGAMLDAVRRLPGVDEAQLLLTGENSGLRTVTALTARYAGDAPSDVVRQALIAEFEELRDVALQQPDAVRVERAARLERVERTGKVPPALWRAA, from the coding sequence GTGACCGCGCTGCTCGGAACCGCGCCCGAGCCGGCCGCGCTGCTCGCGCACGCCCGCCGGCTGGCCGGTCGCGGCGGCGCGCCGGTGCCCGAGGGGGCCCGCGAGCTCGCCGACCTGCCGCTCAGCGGGGCGGCGGAGATCCTGGCGGTCAGCCGGCAGGCGTCCGCCGAGCACGGCGGCAGCATCGTGATGTCCAGCGGCGGCACCACCGGACGGCCGAAGCTCACCTTCATGGCCTACCACCAGGCCTTCGCCCGGCTGTCCGCCCAGTGGCGCCCGCTGCGGCCCGGCGGCACCCTGCTCAACCTGTTCAACCCGGGCCGGCTGTGGGGATCGCACTACTACATGCAGGCGTTCGCCCAGCACAGCGGCTGCGCCGCCGCCCCGATGGGCCCGTTCGAGCCCGGCGAGGTCGCCTCCTGGCTCGCCACCTGCGAGGACATGGGCGCCGACGCGGTCGCCGGGACGCCGAGCGTGCTCGCCGACTTCGCCCGCGGGGTGCTCGACAACGGCCGCCGGCTCCAGCTCTCCTCGCTGGTCTGGATGGCCGAGCCGTGGACCGAGGCGAAGCTCGCCGTGGTGCGGGAGGCCTTCCCCGGGATCGGCTTCTGGGGCAACTACGGCTCCTCGGAGACCCACATCGTCGCGACCAGCGCCCCGGCCTGCGAGGTCGGCGTGCTGCACCTGCTGCCGGACCAGCTGGTGGAACTCGACGAGGAGGGCGCGCTGTTGACCCGGGTGGGCGGCGGCTGGACCATCCCGGTGGTGCGCTACCGGCTCGGCGACCGGCTCGCCGCCGCCGAGTGCCGGTGCGGGCGGCCCGACGGGCTGCGGGTGCTCGGCCGGGCGGACGACTCGGTGAAGTTCCACGGCTCGCTGCTCGGCATCGGGGCGATGCTGGACGCGGTGCGCCGCCTCCCCGGGGTGGACGAGGCCCAGTTGCTGCTCACCGGCGAGAACAGCGGGCTGCGCACGGTCACCGCGCTCACCGCCCGGTACGCGGGTGACGCACCGTCAGACGTGGTGCGCCAGGCCCTGATCGCCGAGTTCGAGGAGCTGCGCGACGTCGCCCTCCAGCAGCCGGACGCCGTACGGGTCGAACGGGCCGCGCGGCTGGAGCGGGTCGAGCGCACCGGAAAGGTGCCGCCCGCGCTGTGGCGGGCCGCGTGA
- a CDS encoding DHA2 family efflux MFS transporter permease subunit, with amino-acid sequence MSRLKGHPWAVLVVLSLGLFMTQLDILVISIAVPDLVSGLHTSLGAVVWALNAYVLVMAVLVVVCGRLGDLRGQRRVFVAGVALFTVASLLGGLSRNAPELIAARAVQGLGAALLSPPTLAILVSVFPADRRGSALGIRGAVAGAAAVSAPVLGGLLISALNWRWVFFINVPVGIAVLAGAFLIIPRIEPVRAARLDLLGTLLVAVALTAFTFAVSEGQHYHWNGWVWALLGVAAVFFAAFVRQQRGVQDRQPLVPFALFRDRNFAVMNAASVAVTIGVLGCVLVLSVFFQDVAHFGALKTGLIIAPASAVSMVLSPLAGRLADWMDGRILLIAGFLLTAAGVLWSALVIGPAAPWAAFLAPMVVIGLGNAFMVTPIGALAFHEVTTDMAGAAAGVMSSLQQVGSVVGTAMVGALLQNRLAAAGTPQSAVQTTLALPIAVVVLGALVCLAARPPRAAAGPPATEAAELVEQ; translated from the coding sequence GTGAGCCGGCTCAAGGGGCACCCGTGGGCGGTGCTGGTGGTGCTCTCGCTCGGCCTGTTCATGACCCAGCTCGACATCCTGGTCATCTCCATCGCGGTGCCCGACCTGGTGAGCGGCCTGCACACCTCGCTGGGCGCGGTGGTCTGGGCGCTCAACGCCTACGTCCTGGTGATGGCCGTGCTGGTGGTGGTCTGCGGGCGGCTCGGCGACCTGCGCGGACAGCGCCGGGTGTTCGTGGCCGGCGTGGCGCTGTTCACCGTGGCCAGCCTGCTCGGCGGCCTGTCCCGCAACGCGCCCGAGCTGATCGCGGCCCGGGCGGTCCAGGGGCTGGGGGCGGCGCTGCTGAGCCCGCCGACCCTGGCGATCCTGGTGTCCGTCTTCCCGGCCGACCGGCGCGGCTCCGCGCTCGGGATCCGCGGTGCGGTGGCGGGCGCCGCGGCGGTCTCCGCGCCGGTGCTGGGCGGCCTGTTGATCAGCGCGCTGAACTGGCGCTGGGTGTTCTTCATCAACGTGCCGGTGGGGATCGCGGTGCTCGCCGGGGCGTTCCTGATCATCCCCAGGATCGAGCCCGTGCGGGCCGCCCGGCTGGACCTGCTGGGCACCCTGCTGGTCGCCGTCGCGCTCACCGCCTTCACCTTCGCCGTCAGCGAGGGGCAGCACTACCACTGGAACGGCTGGGTCTGGGCGCTGCTCGGCGTCGCGGCGGTGTTCTTCGCCGCCTTCGTGCGCCAGCAGCGCGGCGTGCAGGACCGGCAGCCGCTGGTGCCGTTCGCGCTCTTCCGGGACCGCAACTTCGCGGTGATGAACGCCGCCTCGGTGGCCGTGACGATCGGCGTGCTCGGCTGCGTGCTGGTGCTCTCGGTGTTCTTCCAGGACGTGGCGCACTTCGGCGCGCTGAAGACCGGCCTGATCATCGCGCCCGCCTCGGCGGTCTCGATGGTGCTGTCGCCGCTGGCCGGGCGGCTGGCCGACTGGATGGACGGGCGGATCCTGCTGATCGCCGGGTTCCTGCTGACCGCCGCCGGAGTGCTCTGGTCGGCGCTGGTGATCGGCCCGGCGGCGCCCTGGGCGGCCTTCCTGGCACCGATGGTGGTCATCGGCCTGGGCAACGCGTTCATGGTCACCCCGATCGGCGCCCTGGCCTTCCACGAGGTCACCACCGACATGGCCGGCGCGGCCGCCGGGGTGATGAGCTCGCTGCAACAGGTGGGCTCGGTGGTCGGGACGGCGATGGTGGGCGCGCTGCTGCAGAACCGGCTGGCCGCCGCGGGCACGCCCCAGTCCGCCGTCCAGACCACCCTGGCGCTGCCGATCGCGGTGGTGGTCCTCGGCGCGCTGGTCTGCCTGGCCGCGCGCCCGCCGCGGGCCGCCGCCGGGCCGCCCGCCACCGAGGCCGCCGAACTCGTGGAGCAGTGA
- a CDS encoding ATP-grasp domain-containing protein, which translates to MSHAPLYLVINRFEHEFAEYHRYVDPAACRLAYITTPAGLAGLRTDRAVGTEVVDTLDPEPVLAAARRLAAAHGRPAAVAALAEYDVLAAAQVREELGVAGGHPLDLVRRFRDKPVMKGLVEAAGLRTPRFLTLDAGSAADPQRIADTLGLPLLLKPRTGVAARGIQRIGSTAELAEALRSVDPAGYECEEFVPGAVLHVDGLRRAGQLRLATASEYINTCLAYTADGEPLGSVLLDDGPQRTAAIRFADRCLDALDLADGAFHLELIRHPGGELHFLEVGLRVGGGPVAFLHRDLFGIDLHAESFRAAIGLPPRVPADPPLTGTGGGWLLMPEPRPLPSRVLARNSMRGVVPEVYHEALPAVGTVLDGTGGFDRPGGVFRLKGDSAAAVHRAARAVIAGYDLKSEHLQSS; encoded by the coding sequence ATGTCGCACGCCCCGCTCTACCTCGTCATCAACAGGTTCGAACACGAGTTCGCCGAGTACCACCGCTACGTCGATCCGGCCGCCTGCCGGCTGGCGTACATCACCACCCCGGCCGGCCTGGCCGGGCTGCGCACGGACCGCGCGGTCGGGACCGAGGTGGTGGACACCCTCGACCCGGAACCGGTGCTGGCGGCGGCCCGCCGGCTCGCCGCCGCGCACGGCCGGCCGGCGGCGGTGGCGGCCCTCGCGGAGTACGACGTGCTGGCCGCCGCCCAGGTGCGGGAGGAGCTCGGCGTCGCAGGCGGCCATCCGCTCGACCTGGTCCGCCGGTTCCGCGACAAACCCGTCATGAAGGGCCTGGTCGAGGCGGCCGGCCTGCGGACCCCGCGCTTCCTGACCCTGGACGCCGGCTCCGCCGCCGACCCGCAGCGGATCGCCGACACCCTGGGCCTGCCGCTCCTGCTCAAGCCCCGCACCGGGGTCGCCGCCCGGGGTATCCAACGCATCGGCAGCACGGCCGAGTTGGCCGAGGCGCTGCGGTCGGTGGACCCGGCCGGGTACGAGTGCGAGGAGTTCGTGCCGGGCGCCGTGCTGCACGTCGACGGCCTGCGGCGGGCCGGCCAGCTGCGGCTCGCCACCGCCTCCGAGTACATCAACACCTGCCTGGCCTACACCGCCGACGGCGAACCGCTGGGCTCGGTCCTGCTGGACGACGGACCGCAGCGCACCGCCGCGATCCGGTTCGCCGACCGCTGCCTGGACGCCCTGGACCTGGCCGACGGCGCCTTCCACCTGGAGCTCATCCGGCACCCCGGCGGCGAACTGCACTTCCTGGAGGTCGGGTTGCGGGTCGGCGGCGGGCCGGTCGCCTTCCTGCACCGCGACCTGTTCGGCATCGACCTGCACGCCGAGTCGTTCCGGGCGGCGATCGGCCTGCCGCCGCGGGTCCCGGCCGACCCGCCGCTCACCGGCACTGGCGGCGGCTGGCTGCTGATGCCCGAGCCCCGGCCGCTGCCGAGCCGGGTGCTGGCCCGCAACTCGATGCGGGGCGTGGTGCCCGAGGTCTACCACGAGGCGCTGCCCGCGGTCGGCACCGTGCTGGACGGCACCGGCGGCTTCGACCGGCCGGGCGGGGTCTTCCGGCTCAAGGGGGACTCGGCCGCAGCCGTCCACCGGGCGGCCCGCGCGGTGATCGCCGGCTACGACCTCAAGTCCGAACACCTGCAGTCTTCCTGA
- a CDS encoding class I SAM-dependent methyltransferase, whose amino-acid sequence MAVPELWNPTEYDALRRQIIPSFDLVYQSVGDAVAMTAPGAPRVLDLGAGTGLVSAVVRDRLPQARLVLQDRSTGMLGQAKLRFADDDRVDTVISDLLDPLPEGPFDAVVSGLAIHHLSHEEKRDLFARILDVLRPGGVFVNCEQILGPTPAVEAMYHRRHEMLIEQTGAFEEWRAGQERMKFDVCTDVMAQLDWLREVGFASVDCLAKDWRFATYAGWKSA is encoded by the coding sequence ATGGCAGTCCCCGAGCTGTGGAACCCGACCGAGTACGACGCGCTGCGCCGCCAGATCATCCCCTCCTTCGACCTGGTGTACCAGAGCGTCGGTGACGCGGTCGCGATGACCGCCCCGGGCGCGCCCCGGGTGCTGGACCTCGGCGCCGGCACCGGCCTGGTGAGCGCCGTGGTCCGCGACCGGCTGCCGCAGGCCCGCCTGGTGCTGCAGGACCGCTCCACCGGCATGCTCGGCCAGGCCAAGCTCCGCTTCGCCGACGACGACCGGGTCGACACCGTGATCAGCGACCTGCTGGACCCGCTGCCCGAGGGCCCGTTCGACGCGGTCGTCTCCGGCCTGGCGATCCACCACCTCAGCCACGAGGAGAAGCGCGACCTCTTCGCCCGGATCCTCGACGTGCTGCGGCCGGGCGGCGTCTTCGTCAACTGCGAGCAGATCCTCGGCCCGACGCCCGCCGTCGAGGCCATGTACCACCGCCGCCACGAGATGCTGATCGAGCAGACCGGCGCCTTCGAGGAGTGGCGGGCCGGGCAGGAGCGGATGAAGTTCGACGTCTGCACCGACGTGATGGCGCAGCTCGACTGGCTGCGCGAGGTCGGCTTCGCCAGCGTGGACTGCCTGGCCAAGGACTGGCGGTTCGCCACCTACGCGGGCTGGAAGAGCGCATGA
- a CDS encoding class I adenylate-forming enzyme family protein, translating to MTARAERAGLYQAVRESAELRPEAIAVRTQGGAAVTYRELIALADRQSAGLRRHGVGPGDTVAVRLSSGIGYVALILAVARLGARYVPLLENFGPEDQAHVLARLTPRLLVTDGTRAEPAPAPAALPSVELAELTEPAAQAELADGPAGASELPPQNGVFRLLWTSGTTRFPKAAAWRQDRYVAERRRWCADLGIGPEDRFLCRHPLDVAHATDLHVMPALLSGASVLLADPRTSGEQLLALLRSTGTTVLSALPSHYEALLATRAAARGARLPDLRYPICGGAYVSPALAERCREVLGVRLVGAYGSTEFGVAMWSPPGRPLVPHTGVSARIVPFTPDHPDLGELVLRSADSGEGYPLDPQDHDRTFRDGEYWTGDMARRLGDGGLRVLGRVSEALATAKGPLLAPELDEELLALAGVAEVVCLPAVQGEYRAELLVAVHPVPGTAPDAAATAVRQALAAHELTGDVREFDELPRTPVGKVDKPRVRTWFDAR from the coding sequence ATGACGGCCCGTGCCGAGCGGGCCGGGCTCTACCAGGCGGTGCGGGAGAGCGCCGAGCTGCGGCCCGAGGCGATCGCCGTCCGCACCCAGGGCGGTGCCGCGGTGACCTACCGCGAGCTGATCGCGCTGGCCGACCGGCAGAGCGCCGGGCTGCGCCGGCACGGGGTCGGCCCCGGCGACACGGTGGCGGTCCGGCTGAGCTCCGGCATCGGGTACGTCGCGCTGATCCTCGCCGTGGCCCGGCTGGGCGCCCGCTACGTGCCGCTGCTGGAGAACTTCGGGCCCGAGGACCAGGCCCACGTGCTGGCCCGGCTCACGCCGCGACTGCTGGTGACCGACGGGACCAGGGCGGAGCCGGCCCCGGCCCCGGCCGCGCTGCCGTCCGTCGAGCTGGCCGAGCTGACCGAGCCGGCCGCACAGGCCGAGCTCGCCGACGGTCCGGCCGGGGCCTCCGAACTGCCGCCGCAGAACGGCGTGTTCCGGCTGCTCTGGACCTCCGGCACCACCCGGTTCCCGAAGGCGGCGGCCTGGCGCCAGGACCGCTACGTCGCCGAGCGGCGCCGCTGGTGCGCGGACCTGGGGATCGGCCCCGAGGACCGCTTCCTGTGCCGCCACCCGCTGGACGTCGCCCACGCCACCGACCTGCACGTGATGCCCGCCCTGCTGTCCGGCGCCAGCGTGCTGCTCGCCGACCCCCGCACCTCGGGCGAGCAGTTGCTCGCACTGCTGCGGTCCACCGGGACGACGGTGCTGAGCGCGCTGCCCAGCCACTACGAGGCACTGCTGGCCACCCGGGCGGCGGCCCGCGGAGCCCGGCTGCCCGACCTGCGCTACCCGATCTGCGGCGGGGCCTACGTCAGCCCGGCGCTGGCCGAGCGCTGCCGGGAGGTGCTCGGCGTGCGGCTCGTCGGCGCCTACGGCTCCACCGAGTTCGGGGTCGCCATGTGGTCGCCGCCCGGCCGGCCGCTGGTGCCGCACACCGGCGTGAGTGCCCGGATCGTCCCGTTCACCCCTGACCACCCGGACCTGGGCGAACTGGTGCTGCGCTCGGCCGACTCCGGCGAGGGCTACCCGCTCGACCCCCAGGACCACGACCGGACCTTCCGGGACGGCGAGTACTGGACCGGGGACATGGCCCGCCGCCTCGGCGACGGCGGACTGCGGGTGCTCGGCCGGGTCTCGGAGGCGCTGGCCACCGCCAAGGGCCCGCTGCTGGCACCCGAACTCGACGAGGAACTGCTGGCGCTGGCCGGCGTCGCGGAGGTCGTCTGCCTGCCCGCCGTCCAGGGCGAGTACCGCGCCGAGCTGCTGGTCGCCGTCCACCCGGTGCCCGGCACGGCCCCGGACGCGGCGGCCACGGCGGTCCGGCAGGCCCTCGCCGCCCATGAACTGACCGGTGACGTCCGGGAGTTCGACGAGCTGCCGCGCACTCCGGTCGGGAAGGTCGACAAGCCCCGGGTGCGCACCTGGTTCGACGCGCGATGA